The genomic stretch TGTCTGTGAACGACAAGCCCGTGTTCGAGGACAAGGAGAGCGACATGCTGTCCTTCGTCGGCGCCTATTCCCTGAAGGACCGTTGGATCGCGCTGTTCCAGGCCGACACCGGCGCCAAGGACTGCCCCACCCGCTTCCGCATCCTGGAGGTCGGCGGTCCGCAGCCGCTGGTCTCCTATCCCTTCGGGTCGTGCAGCGATGCCGCCCAGGTCACCATCGACAACGATGTCCTGACCATCTCGATGCCGCAGCCCGCTGGCGGGGGCGAGGCCGCATGGACCTACCGCAACGGCAAGATCGGCCGCAGCAAGTGAGCAATCGGCACGGCAGGGTTCCGCGTCCCGCGCCGTGCCCCTTGCCATGTCCTTCGATTGACGGCGGCAGGCGCAGCTTTTAAGGTCCGGACCTCCGCACATTCCCGTTCCGGGACAGGAAGTTCGCCCCATGATTGCCAGCAGCGCCAGCCGGCCGAGCCGCCGGCCCAACACTCCGCTCTTCTCCTCGGGTCCCTGCGCGAAGCGTCCAGGCTGGTCGCTCGACGCGCTGGACGGCGCGCTGCTCGGCCGCTCCCACCGCTCCAAGCCGGGCAAGGCCAAGCTGAAGGAGGTCATCGACCTCACCCGCGCGGTGCTGGGCATTCCCGGCGACTATCGCATCGGCATCGTCCCCGCCTCCGACACCGGCGCGGTGGAGATGGCGCTGTGGTCGATGCTGGGTGCCCGCGGCGTCGACATGCTGGCCTGGGAAAGCTTCGGCAAGGAATGGGTGACCGATGTCGCCAAGCAGCTGAAGCTGCCGGACGTCCGCAACCTGATCGCCCCCTATGGCGAGTTGCCGGACCTGTCGGCGGTCGATTTCAGCCGCGACGTCGTCTTCACCTGGAACGGCACCACCGCCGGCGTGCGGGTGGCCGACGGCGACTGGATCGCCGACGACCGCGAAGGGCTGACCATCTGCGACGCCACCTCCGCCGCTTTCGCCATGGCGCTGCCCTGGCACAAGATCGACGTCGCCACCTGGTCCTGGCAGAAGGTGCTGGGCGGCGAGGCGGCGCACGGCATGCTGGTGCTGAGCCCGCGCGCCGTCGAACGGCTGGAGAGCTTCCAGCCCGACCGGCCGCTGCCGAAGATCTTCCGCCTGACCAAGAACGGCAAGCTGATCGAAGGCATCTTCGAAGGCGACACCATCAACACGCCGTCGATGCTCTGCGTCGAGGATGCCATCGACGGCCTGCGCTGGGCCCTGTCGCTGGGCGGCCTGACCCAGCTGATCCGCCGGTCGGAGCAGAACCTGCGCATCGTCGCCGAATGGGAGGAGACCAGCCCGTGGGCCGGCTTCCTGGCCAAGGATCCGGCGAACCGCTCCTGCACCTCGATCTGCCTGCGCTTCACCGACCCCGACGTGACCGCTTTGACCGAGGAGGCGCAGGCCGCCTTCGCCAAGAAGCTGTCCGCCCTGCTGGAGAAGGAGGAAGCCGCCTTCGACGCCGGGTCCTACCGCGACGCGCCTCCCGGCCTGCGCCTGTGGGGCGGGGCCACGGTGGAGAACGAAGATATGGAGGCGGTGCTGCCCTGGCTCGACTGGGCCTTCGCCACCGTCAAGGCGGAGGTTCTCGGACCCAAGCAGGGCTGAGGTCGATCAAGCGCGAGCCGGGCCGTAATCCACAGCCCTGCTCCACCCCCTCAAAAAGCCCCACCGTGGCACGACCGCCACGGTGGGGCTTTTTGCATGGGCGGCTCTTGTGCTTTGCAGCAAAGGTTCGGGCCAAGGAACCGTTCGTACACCGCAGCATTTCTGCACCAGTGTGACCGGCCCGACGCGCGTTCCGACCTCGCGAGCTTGACCATGGTTATCCACAGAACCGTGGACAAGGTGGTGGATAAGCCTGTTGAACCATCGGTGCCGCCTGTCCCGAAACCGTCATGGAGGAAACGGGACCGATTCGCCCCTGCGGTCGCCGGACGGGCGGGGGCGGTTCCCCGGTTGAGGCACCGCCCTATCCCGAAGATGGTCTGGCAGCCTGTCGGTTGTGTCCCGACTCTTGGAAGGGATTTCCGGCGGTCCCGCTGCAGTGCGGCAACGCCGGTGCAACGACGGAAGGGCTCGGGAACGACCATGGCGCACTACCTCATCACCGGCGGCTGCGGTTTCATCGGCTCGCATCTGGCCGACCGGCTGCTCGCCGACGGGCACCGGGTGACGATCCTCGACAACATGTCGAGCGGCCGGCTGGACAACAAGCCGGCTGCGGCGAAGCTGGTGGTGGGCGACGTCGCCGATCCCGATGCGGTGCGCGAGGCGATGGCCGGCGATGCCGGGGAGGGCGTGGACGGCGTCTTCCACCTCGCCGCCGTCGCGTCGGTGCAGAAATCGCGGGAGCTATGGGCGGAGACCCACCGCACCAACCTGCTGGGCACCGTCACCGTGTTCGAGGCGGCGCGCGATGCCAAGCGCGGCAGCCCGATCCCGGTGGTCTACGCCTCCTCCGCGGCCGTCTATGGCGACAACACCAACACCCCGCTGAAGGAGGACGAGCTGCCGCGCCCGCTGTCGGCCTATGGCGTCGACAAGCTGGGCTGCGAGATGCACGCCCGCGTCGCCTGGGCGATCCAGGGGGTGCCGACGGTCGGCTTCCGCTTCTTCAACGTCTATGGCCCGCGCCAGGACCCGATGTCGCCCTATTCCGGCGTGATCTCCATCTTCGCCCGCCGGGTCGCCCGCGGCGAGGATGTGGAGATCCACGGCGACGGGCAGCAGGTCCGCGACTTCGTCTTCGTCGGCGACGTGGTGCGCATCCTGGCGCTGACGATGGAGCGGCGCTTCGCCGGCTCGCAGGTCTACAACCTCTGCACCGGCCGCGCGACTTCGCTGGTGATGCTGCTGGAGGTGCTGCAGGAACTGTGCAACAGCAAGGTCCGCCGCCGCCACACCGAACCGCGGGCCGGCGACATCCGCGTGTCGATCGGCGACCCGTCGCTGATGCGCTCCACCTTCGACACCATGTGTCAGGTCGGCCTGCTCCAGGGCCTGAGCGCCACCCTGACCGGCCGTATGCCTTGAGGGCGGTGCCATAGGCGGGTATGAGGGGAAGGGCTCAGTCATCAAGGTGAATAAAACATGGCCCGCCGCCGATCCCTGCCCCTGCGGGCACTGTTCGTCATCCTGGCGGTCCTCGCCGTCGTCGCGGTGGCGGAGCGGGTCCACATCATCCCGCCCGGCACACTCGACCGCCTGCTGGGGCAGGAGCCCCACCGCCCGCGCCAGCCGCGCAAGCAGGAGCAGGCTGAACCACCGCCGCCGGTCGTCGCCCAACCCACCGACAAGATCGACTATGCCGACGTGGCCCGACAACTCGACGGCATCCGGGTGGAGCCGGAGAAGCGCCGAGGATACGACCGCGATGCGTGGCCGCACTGGCTGGCGCTGGAGGGCGGCTGCCTGAATTCGCGGGAGAAGGTGCTGATCCGCGATTCCCGCCGTCCGGCGACGCTTGATGCCAAGGGCTGCAGCGTGAAGTCCGGCGACTGGATCGACCCCTACACCGGCGAGCGCTACACCGACCCGCAGATGGTCGACATCGACCACCGGGTGCCGCTGGAAGAGGCCTATGCCAGCGGCGGCTACGACTGGAGCCGGGAGAAGCGCGCCGCCTACGCCAACGACACCAGCGACCCGCTGACCCTGCTGGTCTCCAGCCGCGAGGCCAACCGCGCCAAGGGCTCCAAGGGGCCGGAGGACTGGCTGCCTCCCAAGCGCGACGGCATCTGCCTCTATGTCGCCGACTGGATCCTGGTGAAGGCGCGCTGGAACCTCAGCATGGACGAGCGGGAGCGGGTGACGGTCGGCAACATCCTGAACGACTGCCGCGCCTCGGCCGGGCAGCAGCGCTGACGCAGCCCTGCCCTGTCCGCTGCTTTGTTGGGCGTACCAGCGGTTTCGCGCTACCGTCCGCCCCAAAATCAGATGGCTGGAAATGGGAGGAATGCATGAACCAGGACCCCAACGCCCTGTGGCGGGAAAGCGCCGCCACCCTGGCCGAACGGCTGGCGAAGCGGGAGCTGTCGGCGCGCGAGGCGGTCGAGGCGCATCTGGAGCGGATCGCTGCGGCCGAACCGGCGCTGTCCGCCTTCATCACCGTCGCCGCCGACACGGCGCTGGCCCGCGCCGACGCGCTGGACGCCCAGCCGGCGCCCGTCGGACCGCTTCATGGCCTGCCGGTGGCGGTGAAGGACCTGACCGACACCGCCGGCATCCGCACCACCTACGGCTCGGCGCTCTATGCCGACCACGTGCCGGCCAGCAGCGACATCGCGGTGGCGCGGATCGAGGCAGCGGGCGGCATCGTCATCGGCAAGACCAACACGCCGGAATTCGGCTTCGGCGCCATCTGCCGAAACCGCCTGTACGGCCCGACCCGCAACCCGGCCGATCCCGCCCTGACCTCCGGCGGGTCGAGCGGCGGGTCGGCGGCGGCGGTCGCGGTCGGCATGGCCCCGCTGGCGCACGGCACCGACTATGGCGGGTCGGTGCGGATCCCGGCCAGCTTCTGCGGCATCGCCTCGATCCGGCCGACGCCGGGGTTGATCCCGGCACCCGGCCGCGCGCTGGGCTGGGACACGCTGGCGACCCATGGCGTGCTGGCGCGCGACACCGCGGACTGCGCGCTGCTGCTGTCGGCGATGGCCGGCAGCGACCTGCGCGACCCGACGTCCCTGTTTGGTGACCGCGACGACGGATCGGAGACGCGGCTGGGCGCCACCGCCGATTTCGGCGTCGCCACCGTCTCCCAGGCGGTGCGGGAGCACTTCGCCGAAGCTGTGGAGCGGCTGGAGCGGGCCGCCGGGCCGGTGGCGCGCCGCCATCCCGACTGCGGCGACGCCATGGCAACCTTCCGCACGCTGCGCGCCGCCCAGACCCGGCACGCCTTCGGCCCGATGCTGGCCAAACATGGCAAGGCGCTGACCGACACCATCCGCTGGAACATCGAGGCCGGCGCCGGCATCACCGCCGACGCCTATCTGGAGGCGCAGGCCGCCCGCACCGCGCTCTACCGCCGTTTCGTCGCGCTGTTCGAGGAGATCGACGTGCTGGCCGCCCCGGCCTGCGGCGTGCTGCCCTGGCCGAACGAGGACG from Azospirillum sp. TSA2s encodes the following:
- a CDS encoding SDR family NAD(P)-dependent oxidoreductase produces the protein MAHYLITGGCGFIGSHLADRLLADGHRVTILDNMSSGRLDNKPAAAKLVVGDVADPDAVREAMAGDAGEGVDGVFHLAAVASVQKSRELWAETHRTNLLGTVTVFEAARDAKRGSPIPVVYASSAAVYGDNTNTPLKEDELPRPLSAYGVDKLGCEMHARVAWAIQGVPTVGFRFFNVYGPRQDPMSPYSGVISIFARRVARGEDVEIHGDGQQVRDFVFVGDVVRILALTMERRFAGSQVYNLCTGRATSLVMLLEVLQELCNSKVRRRHTEPRAGDIRVSIGDPSLMRSTFDTMCQVGLLQGLSATLTGRMP
- a CDS encoding HNH endonuclease family protein, which produces MARRRSLPLRALFVILAVLAVVAVAERVHIIPPGTLDRLLGQEPHRPRQPRKQEQAEPPPPVVAQPTDKIDYADVARQLDGIRVEPEKRRGYDRDAWPHWLALEGGCLNSREKVLIRDSRRPATLDAKGCSVKSGDWIDPYTGERYTDPQMVDIDHRVPLEEAYASGGYDWSREKRAAYANDTSDPLTLLVSSREANRAKGSKGPEDWLPPKRDGICLYVADWILVKARWNLSMDERERVTVGNILNDCRASAGQQR
- a CDS encoding amidase, with the protein product MNQDPNALWRESAATLAERLAKRELSAREAVEAHLERIAAAEPALSAFITVAADTALARADALDAQPAPVGPLHGLPVAVKDLTDTAGIRTTYGSALYADHVPASSDIAVARIEAAGGIVIGKTNTPEFGFGAICRNRLYGPTRNPADPALTSGGSSGGSAAAVAVGMAPLAHGTDYGGSVRIPASFCGIASIRPTPGLIPAPGRALGWDTLATHGVLARDTADCALLLSAMAGSDLRDPTSLFGDRDDGSETRLGATADFGVATVSQAVREHFAEAVERLERAAGPVARRHPDCGDAMATFRTLRAAQTRHAFGPMLAKHGKALTDTIRWNIEAGAGITADAYLEAQAARTALYRRFVALFEEIDVLAAPACGVLPWPNEDGEVTVIDGRPVETILDYIGVTAVVTLIGFPVLTLPVGGDGLPFGIQLIARPGEERRLIRLGRMLEREAGFTHRWAAAWAP
- a CDS encoding phosphoserine transaminase produces the protein MIASSASRPSRRPNTPLFSSGPCAKRPGWSLDALDGALLGRSHRSKPGKAKLKEVIDLTRAVLGIPGDYRIGIVPASDTGAVEMALWSMLGARGVDMLAWESFGKEWVTDVAKQLKLPDVRNLIAPYGELPDLSAVDFSRDVVFTWNGTTAGVRVADGDWIADDREGLTICDATSAAFAMALPWHKIDVATWSWQKVLGGEAAHGMLVLSPRAVERLESFQPDRPLPKIFRLTKNGKLIEGIFEGDTINTPSMLCVEDAIDGLRWALSLGGLTQLIRRSEQNLRIVAEWEETSPWAGFLAKDPANRSCTSICLRFTDPDVTALTEEAQAAFAKKLSALLEKEEAAFDAGSYRDAPPGLRLWGGATVENEDMEAVLPWLDWAFATVKAEVLGPKQG